In Ignavibacteria bacterium, the sequence TTGCGACGCTAGCTACAGGCTTAACAATGCATGCAGGCAGAGACTCCATCGAACAGCTTTTTCAGCAGATCATAACTGATTCGCTTAATATGCCTGATACAAAAATTACCAGGAATCTTTCAATGATACTGCGCTCAGCCAAAGGATATATTAAAAATAATTCCAACAATTGGATTTTGGCTGACAGCAATAAATCTACCTGGCCGGCTTTTAACGGAGCGGGTGCAATACGCTCAACCATTAAAGATATGACCCGTTATCTTGAATACCAGATGAAGATGCTGAGCTCAAGCCTTAACCCGCTGCTTGATACAATGCATAAACATATAAAAAGGATAAATCCCGGGCAGCCAACTCAAAAATGGCAGGGGATGGCTTGGGCATCCAACCGCCTTAATTTTCAGCTTAACAATCCATGGATAATTTTTAAAGACGGCGGCACACCAGGTTATAACAGCTTTATAACTTTTTATACTGATTCACTTACCGGAATTAAAGGAGGTGTAGTTATACTTTCAAATTCAGGTACATCTGCCAATTTTAACAATGCTTCATATATAGAAGCTTTATCTATGGATATTTTAACATATCTGCACACCAGGTATACCAGTATCGGAATTGAACCGGTTGGGATCGAGATTCCAGGCGAATATAAGCTATTTCAAAATTATCCTAACCCGTTTAATCCGGTTACTGTTATCAGTTTCAGCATTCCTCAAAATAGCATTCAGCCTGTTTCTTCGCTTAGAGTATATGATATTACAGGCAAAGAAGTTGCAGTTCTTGTGAACAGCGCTTTAAAACCCGGAAATTATAAAGTTGAATTTAATGCCAAAAACCTTCCGAGCGGCATCTATATATATAAGCTTGTTTCCGGCGATTTTTCAGCATCTCAAAAAATGATACTGATTAAATAACTGTCTTAAAACGTCACAAATTTTAAGGTTTTTTATATTGTTTCGTTTTATGATATTTGTTTATAGTTAATTCAGATCTCATTTACATAACATTAAGGAGCATCAGGAATGAAAAACAGAGCAATAATATTAGCTTTAGTTCTAATTGTCACATC encodes:
- a CDS encoding serine hydrolase; amino-acid sequence: MKFIVRAAFLFVICSANLFSQGDPFKNAIDSLFKVHYSDTTVGVSIGVVFYNPATNEYLRRLFYHGEKNRSTHEAPDSTTVYQIGSVTKTFTAMVMAHMLRYNMANRWDLIKNYLPDTLRVPFWVNGNDTTRINLLELVTHFSGLIDEPPASYPYTLERMFRYIDTCHLVTKPDSIWTYSNLGFATLATGLTMHAGRDSIEQLFQQIITDSLNMPDTKITRNLSMILRSAKGYIKNNSNNWILADSNKSTWPAFNGAGAIRSTIKDMTRYLEYQMKMLSSSLNPLLDTMHKHIKRINPGQPTQKWQGMAWASNRLNFQLNNPWIIFKDGGTPGYNSFITFYTDSLTGIKGGVVILSNSGTSANFNNASYIEALSMDILTYLHTRYTSIGIEPVGIEIPGEYKLFQNYPNPFNPVTVISFSIPQNSIQPVSSLRVYDITGKEVAVLVNSALKPGNYKVEFNAKNLPSGIYIYKLVSGDFSASQKMILIK